Genomic segment of Nitrospirota bacterium:
CTCCCGGCTGGGCCCCCTGATCCCGAAGGTGGCGGGTCAGCGCCCGCGTGTCGATCCCGTGGATGCCGACAATACGATTCTCGGCGAGATACTCATGGAGGGATTTTTTCGACCGCCAGTTGCTGGCGGACTCGCAGTATTCCTTGACGATGAAGCCTTCGACATAGGGCCGGCCCGACTCCACGTCCTCGGGGTTCACGCCATAGTTGCCGATCTGCGTATAGGTCATGGTGACGATCTGCCCCTTGTACGACGGATCCGTCAGGATCTCCTGGTACCCGGTCATGCTCGTGTTGAACACGATCTCACCGCTCGTCTCTCCCTCCGCTCCGAAGGAGTATCCTTCGAACACCAGGCCGTCGGCCAATGCAAGGATCGCTTTTTTCATACCCTGGTTTCCTTCCCCCTTTTCACGCTATGAAGCCGCACTCCGGGCTCAGCGCTAAAACCTGTCCCTCACCCTGTCGTTTATGTCGATCACTTCCGCGCTCACCCTGTCCCCGTCGACCGTCACCCGGACAAAGTGGTGAAACGCGCCCTCCTCGTTCTTGCCGTACAGCGGCGCGCCTCCGCCGCCGGTAATGACGTGCGCGATCCCATCGACGGTCTTTCGCCGGTACATATGCTCGTGTCCGGCAAAGACCGCCTGCACCCGGTATTTCACAAAGAGGGCCTCCAGCGCGTCCCGCTCTTTCGGGTATTTGTCCAGGCTGTCGCCTGCGTGATGGCCCGTGCCCGGGTCGGTGTACAGGGGATGGTGGAGAAACACGAACTTGTGTATCCTGTCCGAGCTCGAGAGGACCCCTTCAAGCCACTTCAGCTGCTCTCCGGCTATCCTCTTTTCCTGGTCTTCGATACAGGAGTCGAGAACGATGAACAGCGCATTGCCGGCGACAAAGGAGTAATACAGTTCGTTACCGGGAAGGTCGACCTGTTCCCGGTACATCTTTTCACTGAACGGTACCTTCGGGTGTGCGTCGTGATTGCCAACGGCCAGAAAGTACGGCACGGTGATCGGTCTGGACAGGTCCCAGAACTTGGACCATTCCTCCTCGCTGCCCGGCGTAGCGATCATATCGCCCGTATTCAGGACGAAGCCGGGCTTCCGCTGCATGGCCAGGGAGACGATCTTCCGGTACGTTTCATCTCCGGAACGGTTGTCGCCGAGCACGATGAACGAGAACGCCCCCTGAATCTTCTCGAGCGCCGAAAGCCTTTGCTGGATCTGCTGGTCCTGGGCCGTGAAACCCGTGTGGACCCAGACGAGCAGCAGAAGGATCGTGAGGGCAAGCTGTTTCACCCGGGTTCTGAACTCCGAACTCAGCACTTATACTCTTCCTCCCACGATCGTTTGAACTGCCCTCCCCTTCAGTTTCCATCCGGCAAAGGGCGTATTCTTTGAACGAGACTTGAACTGAGAGGGGTCGACGGTCCATTCCGCATTCGGATCGATGATCGTGACATCCGCATCAGCGCCGACGGCAAGGGTCCCCTTCCCCGCTTTGAGGATGGCTGCCGGATTCAGGCTTAACTTGCGCACCGCGTCTTCAAGGGAAAGGATGCCTTCACCTACGAGCCTGAGGGTGAGACCCAGGGATGTCTCGAGCCCGACGACCCCGAACGGCGCATGATCGAACTCGACGTTCTTTTCATCCAGGGCGTGGGGCGCATGGTCGGTCGCGATCACATCGAGGGTACCGTCGCGCAGGCCTCTTCTCACGGCCTCAACGTCCCCGGCGGTCCGGAGCGGGGGGTTCATCTTCGCCATGGTGTTGTACCCCCGCACAGCCTCGTCGGTCAAGGCAAAATAGTGAGGGCAGGTCTCCGCCGATACCTTCACGCCGCGCGCCTTTGCGGCTCGTACCAGCTCGACCGAGCCGGCGGTGCTCACGTGGGCGATGTGCAGCCTGCATCCCGTCAGCTCGGCAAGCGCGATATCACGGGCGGTCATTACGTCCTCCGCCGCGCAGGGGATCCCGCGAAGGCCGAGCTCCGTTGAGACGGAGCCTTCGTTCATCACTCCCTTTGCGGACAGCGAACTGTCCTCGCAGTGGGAGATCACCAGAAGGTCGAATATCTTTGAATACTCCATGGCCCGGCGCATCATGCCCGCGTTCGCCACGGGTCTCCCGTCATCGGAAATGGCGAGGCAGCCAGCATCGTGCAGGTCGTTCATCTCGGCCAGTTCCTCGCCCTTTGACCCTTTCGTGATCGCGCCGATCGGGAACACGTTGGCAGCAGCGCCTTTCGCACGGGCCAGGATGAACTCCGTTACCGACCGGTTGTCGTTCACCGGGCTGGTGTTCGGCATGCAGCAGACCGAGGTGAACCCGCCTGCCTTTGCCGCATCCGTGCCCGTCGTTATCGTCTCCTTATACTCGAAGCCGGGCTCGCGCAGGTGGACATGCATATCGACGAGGCCGGGAACGACGAGCATGCCCGCTGAGTCGATGACCTTGGCACCGTTCTCAGAGATCGAGCCGGGCTGGCCGATCTTCGCGACCCTGCCGTCAGACAGAAGAATGTCGAGCTTACCATCCACCTTGTTGGCGGGATCGATCACATGGCCGTTCTTGATCACTATTTTCATGCGTACACCTTTTTACAGAAGAGGATGCCGTGGTAAATCAGTATCTATTCTGAGAAGATTTTGATTCTTCAGTTACTGACGTTCTTACGTCGCTCGCCGTGCGGCTCTGCTTCCGCTTTACCGCCACCAGACAGCAGGAACATCACGGCCATCCGCACGGCAACGCCGTTCGTCACCTGGTCCAGGATGACCGAGGAATGATCGGCCACATCCGAAGCGATCTCAACCCCCCGGTTGATCGGGCCGGGATGCATGACGATCACATGTTTGCGGGCACGGGCCAGCCGGGTGCTGTTCATGCCGTAGAGCCGCGCATATTCCCGGACGCCAGGGAACAGGCCGGCAGCCTGCCGCTCGAGTTGGAGCCGGAGCATCATGACCGCGTCGGCGCCGTCGATCGCCTCGTCCATGTCGCTGCAAACCTTCGCCCCCAGGCTCTCGATCCCGGGCGGCATC
This window contains:
- a CDS encoding metallophosphoesterase, which translates into the protein MLSSEFRTRVKQLALTILLLLVWVHTGFTAQDQQIQQRLSALEKIQGAFSFIVLGDNRSGDETYRKIVSLAMQRKPGFVLNTGDMIATPGSEEEWSKFWDLSRPITVPYFLAVGNHDAHPKVPFSEKMYREQVDLPGNELYYSFVAGNALFIVLDSCIEDQEKRIAGEQLKWLEGVLSSSDRIHKFVFLHHPLYTDPGTGHHAGDSLDKYPKERDALEALFVKYRVQAVFAGHEHMYRRKTVDGIAHVITGGGGAPLYGKNEEGAFHHFVRVTVDGDRVSAEVIDINDRVRDRF
- a CDS encoding dihydroorotase yields the protein MKIVIKNGHVIDPANKVDGKLDILLSDGRVAKIGQPGSISENGAKVIDSAGMLVVPGLVDMHVHLREPGFEYKETITTGTDAAKAGGFTSVCCMPNTSPVNDNRSVTEFILARAKGAAANVFPIGAITKGSKGEELAEMNDLHDAGCLAISDDGRPVANAGMMRRAMEYSKIFDLLVISHCEDSSLSAKGVMNEGSVSTELGLRGIPCAAEDVMTARDIALAELTGCRLHIAHVSTAGSVELVRAAKARGVKVSAETCPHYFALTDEAVRGYNTMAKMNPPLRTAGDVEAVRRGLRDGTLDVIATDHAPHALDEKNVEFDHAPFGVVGLETSLGLTLRLVGEGILSLEDAVRKLSLNPAAILKAGKGTLAVGADADVTIIDPNAEWTVDPSQFKSRSKNTPFAGWKLKGRAVQTIVGGRV